A window from Mycobacterium saskatchewanense encodes these proteins:
- a CDS encoding NAD(P)/FAD-dependent oxidoreductase, which produces MTSIVIVGSGFTGFTCAHRLARILRRRRAEVDITIISPVDYMLYTPLLPDVAGGVVDARFVAVPLANTLKGVHAVRGRVDGVDFSQRTLTYCDPEERSHTMSWDRLVLTPGSVTRLFDVPGLATCARGLKTTAEALYLRDHFVEQLELANIEENPRIAAARRTVVVVGASYSGTELVVQLRALADAAAKQMRFDPAAVRFLLLDLAEQLMPEVGKKLGDAAQKVLRRRGIDVRLGVTLKEAHADHVVLSDASRVDTHTIAWVTGVTGAPLIQGLGLPTERGRLKVGADLQVPDQPGVFAAGDAAAVPDLTQPGQITPPTAQHATRQGKVLARNVAASLDLPHFRGAPKDYKHRNLGLVVDLGPWHAVANPLNVHLSGLPAKVVTRSYHLYAIPRGVNRWAVALAYLTDLLFDRSVVSIGLASQKDAGFAASEGIPMPKTG; this is translated from the coding sequence GTGACGTCAATCGTGATCGTGGGCAGCGGTTTCACCGGATTCACCTGCGCGCACCGCCTGGCCCGCATTCTGCGCCGCCGGCGCGCGGAGGTCGACATCACCATCATCTCCCCCGTCGACTACATGCTGTACACGCCGCTGCTGCCTGACGTCGCCGGCGGTGTTGTCGACGCCCGCTTCGTCGCGGTCCCACTGGCGAACACGCTCAAGGGCGTGCATGCCGTCCGCGGCCGCGTGGACGGCGTGGACTTCTCCCAACGCACGCTGACGTATTGCGATCCCGAAGAGCGCAGCCACACCATGTCCTGGGATCGGCTGGTGCTGACCCCCGGCTCGGTCACCCGGCTGTTCGACGTGCCGGGGCTCGCGACGTGCGCGCGCGGGTTGAAGACCACCGCCGAGGCCCTGTACCTGCGGGACCATTTCGTCGAGCAGCTGGAGCTGGCCAACATCGAGGAGAACCCGCGGATTGCGGCGGCACGCCGAACCGTCGTCGTGGTGGGCGCCTCCTATTCGGGCACCGAATTGGTGGTCCAGCTGCGGGCGCTGGCCGACGCGGCGGCCAAGCAGATGAGATTTGATCCGGCCGCCGTCAGGTTCTTGCTCCTCGACCTGGCCGAACAGCTGATGCCCGAGGTAGGCAAGAAGCTGGGTGATGCGGCGCAGAAGGTGCTCCGGCGGCGCGGCATCGATGTCCGGCTCGGCGTCACCCTTAAGGAGGCACACGCCGATCACGTTGTCCTGAGCGATGCCTCGCGCGTCGACACGCACACGATCGCCTGGGTGACGGGCGTGACGGGGGCGCCGTTGATCCAGGGCCTCGGGTTGCCCACGGAACGGGGCCGGCTGAAGGTCGGGGCCGATCTGCAGGTCCCGGACCAGCCGGGCGTGTTCGCGGCCGGTGACGCCGCCGCGGTCCCCGACCTCACTCAACCCGGACAGATCACCCCGCCGACCGCACAGCACGCGACCCGGCAGGGAAAGGTGCTGGCCCGCAACGTGGCCGCCAGCCTGGACCTCCCCCATTTCCGAGGCGCGCCCAAGGACTACAAGCACCGCAACCTGGGCCTGGTGGTGGACCTGGGCCCGTGGCACGCGGTCGCCAACCCGCTGAACGTGCACCTGTCCGGGTTGCCGGCGAAAGTCGTCACCCGGTCCTACCACCTCTATGCGATCCCGCGCGGCGTCAACCGGTGGGCAGTGGCGCTGGCCTACCTGACCGACCTGCTGTTCGACCGATCCGTGGTCTCGATTGGGCTCGCTTCCCAGAAGGATGCGGGGTTCGCGGCCAGCGAGGGCATCCCCATGCCGAAAACGGGATGA
- a CDS encoding zinc-dependent alcohol dehydrogenase has translation MKAVTWHGKRDVRVESVPDPKIEKPTDAIVEVTSTNICGSDLHLYEILGAFMKPGDILGHEPMGIVREVGGETGDLRVGDRVVIPFQISCGSCYMCDQQLYTQCETTQVRAQGMGAALFGYSELYGEVPGGQAELLRVPQAQFTHIKVPEGPPDSRFVYLSDVLPTAWQAVAYADIPDGGTVTVLGLGPIGDMAARIADHLGYRVIAVDLVPERLARAAERGIHTVDLGRLDADLGDAIRDLTDGRGTDSVIDAVGMESHGSPAAQLVQQATGLLPDFVAKRLMQTAGVDRLHALYSAIDIVRRGGTISLIGVYGGMADPLPLLTLFDKQVTLRMGQANVKRWVGDIMPLLTDDDPLCVDNFATHVLPLEQAPHAYDIFQKKQDGAVKVILKP, from the coding sequence ATGAAGGCTGTCACCTGGCACGGCAAGCGCGATGTGCGAGTGGAATCGGTGCCCGACCCGAAGATCGAGAAGCCCACCGACGCCATCGTCGAAGTCACGTCGACCAACATCTGCGGATCCGATCTGCATCTTTACGAGATTCTCGGGGCGTTCATGAAGCCCGGGGACATCCTGGGGCACGAGCCGATGGGTATCGTGCGTGAGGTCGGCGGTGAAACGGGCGACCTGCGGGTGGGGGACCGGGTCGTGATCCCCTTCCAAATCTCCTGTGGCAGTTGCTACATGTGCGACCAGCAGCTCTACACCCAGTGCGAGACCACCCAGGTGCGGGCTCAGGGCATGGGCGCGGCGCTGTTCGGCTACTCGGAGCTCTACGGGGAGGTTCCCGGCGGCCAGGCCGAGCTGCTGCGTGTGCCGCAGGCCCAGTTCACCCACATCAAAGTGCCTGAGGGGCCGCCGGACTCGCGGTTCGTATACCTGTCCGACGTGCTGCCGACGGCGTGGCAGGCCGTGGCGTACGCCGATATCCCCGACGGCGGCACGGTCACCGTCCTGGGCCTGGGGCCGATCGGCGACATGGCCGCGCGCATCGCCGATCACCTCGGCTACCGGGTGATCGCCGTCGACCTGGTGCCCGAACGGCTGGCCCGCGCCGCGGAGCGCGGCATCCACACCGTCGACCTCGGGCGGCTCGACGCCGACCTGGGCGATGCGATCCGGGACCTGACCGACGGCCGCGGTACGGACTCCGTGATCGACGCCGTGGGCATGGAGTCCCACGGCTCGCCCGCCGCGCAATTGGTCCAGCAGGCCACCGGTTTGCTGCCGGACTTCGTCGCCAAGCGACTCATGCAGACCGCCGGCGTGGACCGGCTGCATGCCCTCTATTCCGCGATCGACATCGTGCGGCGCGGCGGAACCATCTCGCTGATCGGCGTGTACGGGGGGATGGCCGATCCGCTCCCGCTGCTCACCCTCTTCGACAAGCAGGTGACCCTGCGGATGGGGCAGGCCAACGTGAAGCGGTGGGTCGGCGACATCATGCCGCTGCTCACCGATGACGACCCGCTGTGCGTCGACAATTTCGCCACCCACGTCCTGCCGCTGGAGCAGGCGCCGCACGCCTATGACATCTTCCAGAAGAAGCAGGACGGGGCCGTCAAGGTGATCCTCAAGCCGTGA
- the glgX gene encoding glycogen debranching protein GlgX, translating to MTTAETPAPTPTGEVWPGRAYPLGATYDGAGTNFAVFSEVAERVELCLFDADGTESRVPLPEVDGYIWHAYIPNIEPGQRYGYRVHGPYDPQNGLRCNANKLLVDPYSKAIDGSFEWNQALFSYNFGDPDSRNDDDSAAFMPKSVVINPYFDWGNDRPPDRQYADTVIYEAHVKGLTQTHPDLPEQLRGTYAGVAHPVIIDHLKSIGVTAIELMPVHHFANDSTLVDKGLSNYWGYNTIGFFAPDFKYSSATSPGGQVQEFKAMVRALHEAGIEVILDVVYNHTAEGNHMGPTLSMRGIDNPAYYRLVDDDKRYYMDYTGTGNSLNVGHPHALQLIMDSLRYWVTEMHVDGFRFDLAATLAREFFDVDRLATFFELVQQDPTVSQVKLIAEPWDVGPGGYQVGNFPPQWTEWNGKYRDTVRDFWRGEPATLDEFAYRLTGSADLYEHTARRPVASINFVVAHDGFTLRDLVSYNEKHNEANGEDNNDGESHNRSWNCGAEGPTDDEGVNALRTRQQRNFLTTLLLSQGVPMICHGDELGRTQNGNNNGYCQDNELTWIDWSKADSGLLEFTRMVSALRANHPVFRRRRFFSGKPLGRRGQDGLPDIAWFTPDGAEMTEEDWGAGFAKSVAVFLNGHGIPDRDARGQRVLDDSFLLCFNAHHEPIEFTLPAKEFGASWQLVVFTGPEEETPAEEVPGGGALTVDAHTAVVLQAPDGG from the coding sequence ATGACCACCGCAGAGACGCCTGCCCCCACGCCCACTGGAGAGGTGTGGCCGGGGAGGGCTTACCCCCTGGGCGCCACCTATGACGGCGCGGGCACGAATTTCGCCGTGTTCAGCGAGGTGGCCGAGCGGGTGGAGCTGTGCCTGTTCGACGCCGACGGAACCGAGAGCCGGGTCCCGCTGCCCGAGGTCGACGGCTACATCTGGCACGCCTACATCCCCAACATCGAACCCGGCCAACGCTACGGCTACCGCGTGCACGGCCCGTACGACCCGCAGAACGGCTTGCGGTGCAACGCCAACAAGCTTCTCGTCGACCCGTATTCGAAGGCGATCGACGGCTCGTTCGAGTGGAACCAGGCGTTGTTCAGCTACAACTTCGGTGACCCGGACAGCCGCAACGACGACGACTCCGCCGCCTTCATGCCCAAGTCGGTCGTCATCAACCCGTACTTCGACTGGGGCAATGACCGGCCGCCGGACCGCCAGTACGCCGACACGGTCATCTACGAGGCGCACGTCAAGGGCCTGACGCAAACCCACCCCGACCTCCCCGAGCAGCTGCGCGGCACCTACGCGGGCGTCGCGCACCCGGTGATCATCGACCACCTCAAGAGCATCGGCGTCACGGCCATCGAGCTGATGCCGGTGCACCACTTCGCCAACGACTCCACCCTGGTGGACAAGGGTCTGTCGAACTATTGGGGTTACAACACAATCGGGTTCTTCGCGCCCGACTTCAAGTACTCCAGCGCCACCTCGCCCGGCGGGCAGGTGCAGGAGTTCAAGGCCATGGTGCGGGCGCTGCACGAGGCCGGCATCGAGGTCATCCTCGACGTCGTCTACAACCACACGGCCGAGGGCAACCACATGGGCCCGACGTTGTCCATGCGGGGCATCGACAACCCCGCCTACTACCGGCTGGTCGACGACGACAAGCGCTACTACATGGACTACACCGGCACGGGCAACAGCCTCAACGTCGGGCACCCGCACGCGCTGCAGCTGATCATGGACTCGCTGCGGTATTGGGTGACCGAGATGCACGTCGACGGCTTCCGGTTCGATCTGGCCGCGACGCTGGCCCGCGAATTCTTCGACGTGGACCGCCTGGCGACGTTTTTCGAACTGGTGCAACAGGATCCGACCGTGAGCCAGGTCAAGCTGATCGCCGAACCCTGGGACGTCGGCCCGGGTGGCTATCAGGTCGGCAACTTCCCGCCGCAATGGACGGAATGGAACGGCAAGTACCGCGACACCGTGCGGGACTTCTGGCGCGGTGAGCCCGCGACGCTCGACGAGTTCGCCTACCGGCTGACCGGGTCCGCCGACCTCTACGAGCACACCGCGCGCCGGCCGGTGGCCTCGATCAACTTCGTCGTCGCCCACGACGGCTTCACGCTGCGTGACCTGGTGTCCTACAACGAAAAGCACAACGAGGCCAACGGCGAGGACAACAACGACGGCGAGAGCCACAACCGGTCGTGGAACTGCGGCGCGGAGGGGCCCACCGACGACGAGGGCGTCAACGCGCTGCGGACTCGACAGCAGCGGAACTTCCTCACCACGCTGCTGCTGTCGCAGGGTGTGCCGATGATCTGCCACGGCGACGAGCTGGGCCGCACGCAGAACGGCAACAACAACGGCTACTGCCAGGACAACGAGCTCACCTGGATCGACTGGTCGAAAGCCGACAGCGGCCTGCTGGAGTTCACCCGAATGGTGTCCGCGCTGCGCGCCAACCACCCGGTCTTCCGCAGGCGCCGCTTCTTTTCCGGCAAGCCGCTGGGCCGCCGGGGACAGGACGGATTGCCCGACATCGCCTGGTTCACCCCTGACGGCGCGGAGATGACCGAGGAGGATTGGGGCGCCGGTTTCGCGAAGTCCGTCGCGGTGTTCCTCAACGGCCACGGCATTCCCGACCGCGATGCGCGGGGGCAGCGAGTGCTCGACGACTCGTTCCTGCTGTGCTTCAATGCCCACCACGAGCCGATCGAATTCACCTTGCCGGCAAAGGAATTCGGTGCATCCTGGCAGCTCGTGGTGTTCACCGGGCCCGAGGAGGAGACGCCGGCGGAGGAGGTGCCCGGGGGAGGCGCGCTCACCGTGGACGCGCACACCGCCGTGGTGCTGCAGGCCCCCGACGGGGGCTAG
- a CDS encoding SDR family oxidoreductase: MVVGASSGLGRCIGVGLAGRGHQVALLARRRERIESAARDAGPAAIAVECDVTDGASCRAAIGDAAEALGGIDNLVYTPAVAPLARLVDTDAATWRRILDTNVVGAALVTAAAVPHLSASAGKAVYLSSDAGTFGPPWPGLGAYGVSKAALERLVEAWRAEHPDIGFTTLIVGECAGGEGDSQTGMNVGWDMDLARQAVPLWASRGCMPGKLMPVEDLVEVVHTILRTDAATSMPVVVARGADAGPAAFASS, translated from the coding sequence GTGGTGGTGGGCGCCTCGAGCGGGCTCGGTCGCTGCATCGGGGTCGGTCTCGCCGGGCGTGGCCACCAGGTGGCGCTGCTGGCCCGGCGGCGCGAGCGGATCGAGTCGGCGGCCCGGGATGCGGGACCGGCCGCGATCGCGGTCGAGTGCGACGTCACCGACGGGGCTTCGTGCCGCGCGGCGATCGGCGATGCCGCCGAGGCGCTCGGCGGCATCGACAACCTCGTCTATACGCCGGCCGTCGCCCCGCTGGCCCGGCTGGTCGACACCGACGCCGCAACCTGGCGTCGCATCTTGGATACCAACGTCGTGGGGGCGGCGCTGGTGACGGCCGCGGCGGTGCCGCACCTTTCGGCTTCCGCGGGCAAGGCGGTCTACCTCTCCTCGGACGCGGGCACGTTCGGGCCGCCCTGGCCGGGTCTGGGAGCCTACGGCGTCAGCAAGGCGGCCCTGGAGCGACTGGTTGAGGCCTGGCGGGCCGAACACCCGGACATCGGCTTCACCACGTTGATCGTCGGCGAGTGCGCCGGCGGCGAGGGTGACAGTCAGACCGGGATGAACGTCGGCTGGGACATGGATCTGGCGCGCCAGGCCGTCCCGCTGTGGGCCTCGCGGGGCTGCATGCCCGGCAAGTTGATGCCCGTCGAGGACCTCGTCGAGGTGGTGCACACGATCCTGCGCACCGACGCCGCCACGTCGATGCCCGTCGTCGTCGCACGGGGCGCGGACGCCGGCCCCGCGGCGTTTGCGTCGTCCTAG
- a CDS encoding aldo/keto reductase gives MKYLDVEGIGRVSRIGLGTWQFGSREWGYGDRYASGAAGDIVRRALDSGVTLFDTAEVYGLGKSERILGEALGSRRAEVAVASKIMPVAPFPAVVRQRERASARRLGLDRIPLYQIHQANPVFPDSVIMPGMRDLLDSGKIGAAGVSNYSLERWRKADAALGRPVISNQVHFSLAHANALSDLVPFAERENRIVIAYSPLAQGLLGGKYGPDNRPGGVRAVNPLFGTENLRRIEPLLQTLRDVASEVGAKPAQVALAWLISLPGVVAIPGASGVEQLEFNVAAADIELRPESRDALTEAARAFRPVSNGRFLTDLVREKLGRK, from the coding sequence ATGAAATATCTCGACGTCGAGGGCATCGGGCGGGTCAGCCGAATCGGCCTGGGCACCTGGCAGTTCGGCTCCCGTGAATGGGGCTACGGGGACCGGTACGCCTCCGGCGCGGCGGGCGACATCGTCCGCCGCGCGCTCGATTCCGGGGTGACGCTGTTCGACACGGCCGAGGTCTACGGGCTGGGGAAGAGCGAGCGGATCCTCGGGGAGGCTCTGGGCAGCCGGCGCGCCGAGGTCGCGGTCGCCAGCAAGATCATGCCCGTCGCCCCGTTCCCCGCCGTGGTCAGGCAGCGCGAGCGCGCCAGCGCCCGGCGCCTCGGCCTGGACCGCATCCCCCTCTACCAGATCCATCAGGCGAACCCCGTGTTCCCGGATTCGGTGATCATGCCGGGGATGCGCGACCTGCTCGACAGCGGGAAGATCGGCGCGGCCGGCGTCTCGAACTACTCGCTCGAGCGGTGGCGCAAGGCCGATGCCGCGCTCGGTCGGCCGGTCATCAGCAACCAGGTGCACTTCTCTCTCGCGCACGCCAACGCGCTGAGCGACCTGGTGCCGTTCGCCGAGCGGGAGAATCGCATCGTGATCGCGTACAGCCCGTTGGCGCAGGGGTTGCTCGGCGGCAAGTACGGGCCGGACAACCGCCCCGGCGGGGTCCGCGCGGTGAACCCGTTGTTCGGCACGGAGAACCTCCGGCGCATCGAGCCGCTGCTGCAGACGCTGCGCGACGTGGCGTCCGAGGTGGGGGCGAAGCCTGCGCAGGTGGCGCTGGCGTGGCTGATCAGCTTGCCCGGCGTGGTGGCCATCCCGGGCGCGTCCGGCGTCGAGCAGCTCGAGTTCAACGTCGCCGCGGCCGACATCGAGCTGCGCCCGGAATCCCGCGATGCCCTGACCGAGGCCGCCCGCGCGTTCCGCCCGGTCTCGAACGGGCGCTTCCTCACCGACCTGGTCCGGGAGAAGTTGGGCCGCAAGTGA